One genomic window of Glycine max cultivar Williams 82 chromosome 16, Glycine_max_v4.0, whole genome shotgun sequence includes the following:
- the LOC102667769 gene encoding receptor-like protein EIX2 has product MGTLVNLEALVLRHNNFIGDLPFTLKNCTRLDILDLSENLLSGPIPSWIGQSLQQLQILSLSVNHFNGSVPVHLCYLRQIHILDLSRNNLSKGIPTCLRNYTAMMESRVITSQIVMGRRISSTSISPLIYDSNVLLMWKGQDHMYWNPENLLKSIDLSSNDLTGEVPKELGYLLGLVSLNLSRNNLHGQIPSEIGNLNSLEFLDLSRNHISGKIPSTLSKIDRLAVLDLSNNDLNGRIPWGRQLQTFDGSSFEGNTNLCGQQLNKSCPGDKPIGTPEGEAVDGEDEDSIFYGALYMSLGLGFFTGFWGLLGPILLWKPWRIAYQRFLIRLTDYILLMVEVNMAKCHMWFKG; this is encoded by the coding sequence ATGGGTACACTTGTTAATTTGGAAGCTTTGGTCTTAAGACACAACAATTTTATTGGAGACCTACCATTCACCTTGAAGAACTGCACTCGTTTAGATATACTAGACTTGAGTGAAAATTTGTTGTCTGGTCCAATACCGTCATGGATTGGACAAAGTTTACAACAATTACAAATCTTGAGCTTGAGTGTAAACCACTTTAATGGAAGTGTTCCTGTTCATCTCTGTTATTTGAGGCAAATTCATATCTTGGATCTTTCAAGAAATAACTTGTCAAAAGGAATTCCAACTTGTCTAAGGAACTATACTGCGATGATGGAAAGCAGAGTAATCACAAGTCAAATTGTAATGGGGCGAAGAATATCATCTACATCAATCTCCCCTCTCATTTATGACTCTAATGTGTTATTGATGTGGAAAGGTCAGGATCATATGTATTGGAATCCAGAGAATCTTCTAAAGAGCATTGATCTCTCAAGTAATGATTTAACAGGTGAAGTACCAAAAGAGCTTGGATATTTACTTGGATTGGTATCTTTGAATTTATCAAGAAACAACTTACATGGACAAATTCCTTCTGAGATTGGGAATTTAAATTCGTTAGAATTTCTTGACTTATCAAGAAATCATATCTCAGGAAAAATTCCATCTACTCTTTCCAAAATTGACCGTCTTGCTGTCTTAGACTTATCAAACAACGATCTCAATGGAAGAATCCCTTGGGGAAGACAGTTGCAAACCTTTGATGGCTCTAGTTTTGAAGGAAATACGAATCTTTGTGGTCAACAACTTAACAAAAGTTGTCCTGGAGATAAGCCAATAGGGACGCCTGAAGGAGAAGCAGTTGATGGTGAAGATGAAGATTCAATATTCTATGGAGCATTATATATGAGCTTGGGCCTAGGATTCTTCACAGGCTTTTGGGGCTTATTAGGGCCAATACTACTTTGGAAACCATGGAGAATTGCTTACCAAAGATTCTTGATCAGACTCACAGACTATATACTTCTAATGGTGGAAGTGAACATGGCCAAGTGCCATATGTGGTTCAAAGGCTAG
- the LOC100782891 gene encoding receptor-like protein EIX2 — protein MNSSSIIYILVFVQLWLFSLPCRESVCIPSERETLLKFKNNLNDPSNRLWSWNHNHTNCCHWYGVLCHNVTSHLLQLHLNSSDSLFNDDWEAYRRWSFGGEISPCLADLKHLNYLDLSANVFLGEGMSIPSFLGTMTSLTHLNLSLTGFRGKIPPQIGNLSNLVYLDLSSDVANGTVPSQIGNLSKLRYLDLSANYFEGMAIPSFLCAMTSLTHLDLSYTLFHGKIPSQIGNLSNLVYLGLGGYSDFEPPLFAENVEWLSSMWKLEYLDLSNANLSKAFHWLHTLQSLPSLTHLYLSHCTLPHYNEPSLLNFSSLQTLILYNTSYSPAISFVPKWIFKLKKLVSLQLRGNKFQGPIPCGIRNLTLLQNLDLSGNSFSSSIPDCLYGLHRLKSLDLRSSNLHGTISDALGNLTSLVELDLSYNQLEGTIPTSLGNLTSLVALYLSYNQLEGTIPTFLGNLRNSREIDLTYLDLSINKFSGNPFESLGSLSKLSSLWIDGNNFQGVVKEDDLANLTSLTDFGASGNNFTLKVGPNWIPNFQLTYLEVTSWQLGPSFPLWIQSQNKLKYVGLSNTGIFDSIPTWFWEAHSQVLYLNLSHNHIRGELVTTIKNPISIQTVDLSTNHLCGKLPYLSNDVYDLDLSTNSFSESMQDFLCNNQDKPMQLEFLNLASNNLSGEIPDCWINWPFLVEVNLQSNHFVGNFPPSMGSLAELQSLEIRNNLLSGIFPTSLKKTSQLISLDLGENNLSGCIPTWVGEKLSNMKILRLRSNSFSGHIPNEICQMSLLQVLDLAKNNFSGNIPSCFRNLSAMTLVNRSTYPRIYSHAPNDTYYSSVSGIVSVLLWLKGRGDEYRNILGLVTSIDLSSNKLLGDIPREITDLNGLNFLNLSHNQLIGPIPEGIGNMGSLQTIDLSRNQISGEIPPTISNLSFLSMLDVSYNHLKGKIPTGTQLQTFDASRFIGNNLCGPPLPINCSSNGKTHSYEGSHGHGVNWFFVSATIGFVVGLWIVIAPLLICRSWRHAYFHFLDHVWFKLQSFSSYSITV, from the coding sequence ATGAATTCCTCGTCCATTATTTATATTCTTGTCTTTGTCCAGCTTTGGTTGTTCAGCTTACCATGCAGAGAGAGTGTGTGCATCCCAAGTGAGCGTGAGACACTTTTGAAGTTTAAGAATAATCTGAATGATCCTTCAAATAGGCTTTGGTCTTGGAATCATAATCATACCAACTGTTGCCACTGGTATGGAGTCCTCTGCCACAACGTCACTTCCCATCTTCTTCAGCTTCACCTCAACTCTTCAGATTCTCTTTTCAATGATGATTGGGAAGCTTATAGGAGATGGAGCTTTGGTGGAGAGATAAGTCCTTGTTTGGCTGATTTAAAGCATTTGAATTACTTGGACTTGAGCGCCAATGTATTCCTTGGAGAAGGTATGtcaattccttctttccttGGGACAATGACTTCCTTGACTCACCTCAACCTCTCTCTTACTGGATTCCGTGGGAAGATTCCTCCTCAGATTGGGAATCTCTCAAATTTGGTGTATCTTGACCTGAGTTCAGATGTTGCCAACGGAACAGTACCCTCTCAGATCGGGAATCTCTCTAAGCTTCGATATCTTGACTTGAGCGCCAATTATTTTGAAGGTATGGcaattccttctttcctttgtgCAATGACCTCCTTGACTCACCTCGACCTCTCTTATACTCTATTCCATGGGAAGATTCCATCTCAGATTGGGAATCTCTCCAATTTGGTGTATCTTGGCCTTGGAGGTTATTCTGATTTCGAACCTCCTCTGTTTGCTGAAAATGTAGAATGGCTATCAAGTATGTGGAAGCTTGAATATCTTGATTTGAGTAATGCAAACCTATCCAAAGCATTTCATTGGCTACACACTCTCCAATCTCTTCCTTCTTTGACCCACCTATATTTGTCACACTGCACACTCCCTCACTATAATGAACCATCCTTGCTCAACTTCTCATCTCTGCAAACTCTCATTCTTTACAATACTAGTTATTCCCCTGCCATTTCTTTTGTCCCCAAGTGGATATTCAAATTGAAGAAACTTGTTTCTCTTCAATTACGGGGTAATAAATTCCAAGGTCCGATTCCTTGTGGTATCCGAAACCTCacacttcttcaaaatcttgacTTGTCTGGAAATTCATTCTCATCTTCTATACCTGATTGCTTATACGGTCTTCATCGTCTCAAGTCTTTGGACCTAAGATCCAGCAACTTGCATGGGACTATTTCTGATGCCCTGggaaatttgacttctcttgttgaacttgattTGTCATACAATCAACTTGAAGGAACCATTCCAACTTCTTTGggaaatttgacttctcttgttgcactttatttgtcatataatcaaCTTGAAGGAACAATTCCGACTTTTTTGGGAAATCTCCGCAACTCAAGGGAGATAGATTTAACATATCTCGATCTCTCTATTAATAAATTCAGTGGAAATCCATTTGAAAGTCTTGGATCACTCTCTAAATTGTCATCTCTTTGGATTGATGGCAATAATTTTCAAGGAGTTGTCAAGGAAGATGATCTTGCAAATCTTACAAGCTTGACGGATTTTGGTGCATCGGGAAACAATTTCACTTTAAAAGTGGGTCCCAATTGGATTCCTAATTTTCAACTTACCTATTTGGAAGTGACATCATGGCAGTTAGGTCCCAGCTTTCCATTGTGGATTCAGTCACAAAACAAACTTAAATATGTTGGACTATCTAACACGGGGATTTTCGATTCTATTCCCACTTGGTTCTGGGAAGCACATTCTCAGGTTTTGTATTTAAACCTCTCTCATAATCATATCCGTGGTGAGCTTGTGACTACAATAAAAAATCCAATATCTATCCAAACTGTTGATCTAAGCACAAATCACTTATGTGGTAAATTACCCTATCTTTCAAATGATGTGTATGACTTAGACCTTTCAACCAATTCATTCTCTGAATCCATGCAAGATTTTTTATGTAACAATCAGGACAAGCCAATGCAATTAGAATTTCTCAATCTTGCATCCAATAATCTGTCAGGAGAAATACCTGATTGTTGGATTAATTGGCCATttctagtggaagtgaattTACAAAGCAACCATTTTGTTGGGAACTTCCCCCCATCCATGGGTTCCTTGGCTGAGCTGCAGTCATTAGAAATTCGTAACAACTTGCTCTCGGGAATATTTCCTACCAGTTTGAAGAAGACTAGCcaattgatatccttggatcTTGGAGAAAATAATCTTTCAGGATGTATTCCAACATGGGTTGGAGAAAAGCTCTCAAATATGAAAATCCTCCGCCTTCGATCAAACAGTTTTTCCGGTCACATTCCAAATGAAATATGTCAGATGAGTCTTCTTCAGGTTTTAGACcttgcaaaaaataatttttctggcAATATACCCAGCTGTTTCCGTAACTTGAGTGCCATGACACTAGTGAACCGGAGTACATATCCCCGTATCTATTCTCATGCACCAAATGATACATATTACTCTTCGGTATCAGGTATAGTTAGTGTGCTACTATGGCTAAAAGGAAGAGGAGATGAGTATCGAAACATTCTGGGTTTGGTAACAAGTATTGATCTGTCAAGTAACAAATTATTAGGAGATATTCCTAGAGAAATCACAGATCTAAATGGATTGAACTTTTTGAACTTGTCCCACAACCAATTGATTGGTCCTATTCCAGAAGGTATTGGTAATATGGGATCGTTACAAACCATTGATCTTTCAAGGAATCAAATTTCTGGTGAAATCCCTCCAACCATTTCTAATTTGAGCTTTTTGAGCATGCTAGACGTGTCTTATAATCATTTGAAGGGAAAAATTCCAACAGGAACTCAATTGCAAACCTTTGATGCCTCCAGATTTATTGGCAACAATCTATGTGGTCCACCACTGCCCATAAACTGCAGCTCCAATGGGAAAACTCATAGTTATGAAGGAAGTCATGGGCATGGAGTGAATTGGTTTTTTGTTAGTGCGACAATTGGATTTGTTGTGGGACTTTGGATAGTGATTGCTCCTTTGCTGATTTGTAGATCATGGCGGCATgcctattttcatttccttgatCATGTGTGGTTCAAACTTCAATCTTTTTCCTCGTATAGTATCACTGTTTAG
- the LOC102666829 gene encoding receptor-like protein 50: MSCYSLKLFYALLLLLLHAAGSILGFNSLPNSTEIKCIQTERQALLNFTHGLKDDSGMLSTWRDDGNNRDCCKWKGIQCNNQTGHVEMLHLRGQDTQYLIGAINISSLIALENIEHLDLSYNDFQRSHIPELMGSFTNLRYLNLSASSFRGTIPSDIGKLTHLLSLDLGGNSYLHGQIPYQLGNLTHLQYLDLSYNYLDGELPYQLGNLSQLRYLDLGGNSFSGAVPFQAGNLPLLHTLGLGGNFDVKSKDAEWLTNLSSLTKLELSSLHNLSSSHHWLQMISKLIPNLRELRLFDCSLSDTNIQSLFYSPSNFSTALTILDLSSNKLTSSTFQLLSNFSLNLQELYLGDNNIVLSSPLCPNFPALVILDLSYNNMSSSVFQGGFNFSSKLQNLDLHNCSLTDESFLMSSSFIMSSSSSLVSLDLSSNLLKSSTIFYWLFNSTTNLHKLSLYHNMLEGPIPDGFGKVMNSLEVLYLYGNKLQGEIPSFFGNMCALRSLDLSNNKLNGEFSSFFRNSSWCNRDIFKELDLSYNRLTGMLPKSIGFLSELEYLILAGNSLEGDVTESHLSNFSKLRYLYLSESSLSLKFVPSWVPPFQLESLGIRSCKLGPTFPS, encoded by the coding sequence ATGAGTTGTTATTCTCTGAAACTATTTTATGCACTTTTGCTGCTTTTATTGCATGCTGCTGGATCCATTCTTGGATTCAACAGCCTTCCCAATAGCACAGAAATTAAGTGCATTCAGACTGAGAGACAAGCACTCCTCAACTTCACACATGGCCTCAAAGATGACTCTGGCATGCTGTCTACATGGAGGGACGATGGCAATAACAGAGACTGTTGCAAATGGAAAGGCATCCAATGCAACAATCAAACTGGTCATGTTGAGATGCTTCATCTCCGTGGTCAGGATACACAATATTTGATAGGTGCAATCAATATCTCTTCATTGATTGCCCTTGAAAATATTGAACACTTGGATCTCAGCTATAATGATTTTCAAAGGAGTCATATCCCAGAACTCATGGGCTCGTTCACCAACTTAAGATATCTCAATCTCTCTGCTTCTTCATTTCGTGGGACTATTCCTTCTGATATTGGAAAGCTTACACATTTACTGTCTCTTGATCTAGGTGGCAATAGCTATCTCCATGGACAAATCCCTTATCAACTTGGAAACCTTACACATTTACAATATCTTGATCTAAGTTATAATTATCTGGATGGGGAACTCCCTTATCAACTTGGAAATCTCTCACAGTTGAGGTATCTTGATCTTGGTGGAAATTCATTCTCGGGAGCAGTCCCTTTCCAAGCTGGGAATCTTCCTTTGTTGCACACTCTTGGACTTGGTGGCAATTTTGATGTGAAATCTAAGGATGCAGAGTGGTTGACTAATCTTTCTTCCTTGACAAAACTTGAGCTAAGTTCACTACACAACCTTTCCTCTTCTCATCACTGGCTACAAATGATCAGCAAGCTTATTCCAAACTTAAGAGAGTTGAGACTATTTGATTGTTCTCTTTCAGATACAAATATTCAATCTCTGTTTTATTCACCTTCCAACTTTTCCACTGCTCTTACCATCCTTGATCTTTCTTCAAATAAGCTCACATCCTCAACATTTCAACTGTTGTCAAACTTTAGCCTTAATCTTCAGGAGCTTTATCTTGGTGATAATAACATTGTTTTGTCATCTCCTCTCTGCCCAAACTTTCCGGCTCTTGTTATCCTTGACCTTTCCTATAATAATATGTCATCATCAGTCTTTCAAGGTGGTTTCAACTTCAGCTCAAAACTTCAAAATCTTGATTTGCATAATTGTAGTCTTACGGATGAAAGTTTTCTTATGTCATCTTCTTTCATTATGagttcttcatcttctcttgtttcCCTTGATCTCTCCTCAAATCTgttgaaatcatcaactatatttTACTGGCTCTTTAACTCCACCACCAATCTTCATAAGCTTTCCCTTTATCATAACATGTTGGAAGGTCCCATTCCAGATGGATTTGGGAAAGTAATGAACTCTCTTGAAGTTCTTTACCTCTACGGTAACAAACTGCAAGGCGAGATTCCATCTTTCTTTGGTAACATGTGCGCATTGCGGAGTTTAGACCTCTCAAATAACAAGTTGAACGGGGAATTTTCTAGCTTCTTCCGAAATTCTTCATGGTGCAACAGAGACATATTTAAGGAGTTGGATTTATCTTATAACCGGTTGACTGGCATGTTACCTAAAAGCATTGGATTTCTATCAGAGTTGGAGTATCTTATCTTGGCTGGGAATTCTTTGGAGGGTGACGTCACTGAATCCCATCTTTCTAATTTTTCCAAATTAAGATACTTGTACTTATCAGAGAGCTCGTTGTCTCTGAAATTTGTCCCGAGTTGGGTTCCTCCATTCCAATTAGAATCATTGGGAATCAGATCTTGCAAGTTGGGCCCCACTTTTCCTAGTTGA